One window from the genome of Nocardioides panaciterrulae encodes:
- a CDS encoding alpha/beta fold hydrolase, whose protein sequence is MDLVPKPDQVVTAASNVAHKVLYGGLADLRPMPRTLIDEGTLREVYHYRPSGKVKEQGDPVLLVTPLAAPALCYDLRRGCSLVEHLVTLGRPTYLVEYGQVSFRDRALGMEHWIDEVVPTAIREVSEHAGGRPVHVVGWSLGGIFAMLTAADSPDLPIASLTVVGSPVDVKQVPLVAPLRPLLNLTAGRGMITRTYQALGGAPRPLVRWAFQLSSFQKLVTKPVAVATHLDDTEFLAQLEAVDRFTANMIAYPGRTFGQLYHRFIKGNALVTGSMELGDRTISLADISVPVLVFGGATDGIAPAPAVKSVVPLLTGAPEVRFEIVPGGHLGMLTGRRARTSTWQVLDEWVAQWSSPAEGVPTPTARKKAASATKTAARKTAATKASAPKKAPAAKKTASKKAAPKKAASKKAAAKKAAPKKGASPEAIGANPRRRYGSGGSRALSK, encoded by the coding sequence ATGGATCTGGTCCCGAAGCCCGATCAGGTCGTCACCGCCGCCAGCAACGTCGCGCACAAGGTGCTGTACGGCGGGCTGGCCGATCTCCGCCCGATGCCCCGCACGCTCATCGACGAGGGCACCCTCCGCGAGGTCTACCACTACCGGCCCTCCGGCAAGGTCAAGGAGCAGGGCGACCCCGTACTGCTGGTCACCCCGCTGGCCGCGCCCGCACTGTGCTACGACCTGCGCCGCGGCTGCTCGCTGGTCGAGCACCTGGTCACGCTGGGCCGGCCGACCTACCTGGTGGAGTACGGTCAGGTGTCGTTCCGCGATCGCGCGCTGGGCATGGAGCACTGGATCGACGAGGTCGTGCCGACCGCCATCCGCGAGGTCTCCGAGCACGCCGGCGGCCGGCCGGTGCACGTGGTCGGCTGGAGCCTCGGCGGCATCTTCGCGATGCTCACCGCCGCCGACTCCCCCGACCTGCCGATCGCCTCGCTGACCGTGGTCGGGTCCCCCGTCGACGTCAAGCAGGTGCCGCTGGTCGCGCCGTTGCGGCCGCTGCTGAACCTCACCGCCGGCCGCGGGATGATCACCCGCACCTACCAGGCGCTGGGCGGCGCCCCGAGGCCGCTGGTGCGGTGGGCCTTCCAACTCTCGTCGTTCCAGAAGCTGGTGACCAAGCCGGTCGCCGTCGCCACGCACCTCGACGACACCGAGTTCCTGGCCCAGCTCGAGGCGGTGGACCGGTTCACCGCCAACATGATCGCCTACCCGGGCCGCACGTTCGGGCAGCTCTACCACCGGTTCATCAAGGGCAACGCGCTCGTGACCGGGTCGATGGAGCTCGGCGACCGCACCATCTCGCTGGCCGACATCTCGGTGCCGGTGCTGGTCTTCGGCGGCGCCACCGACGGCATCGCGCCGGCGCCCGCGGTCAAGTCGGTCGTGCCGCTGCTCACCGGCGCCCCGGAGGTCCGCTTCGAGATCGTCCCGGGCGGCCACCTCGGCATGCTCACCGGCCGTCGCGCCCGGACCAGCACCTGGCAGGTGCTCGACGAGTGGGTCGCCCAGTGGTCGAGCCCGGCCGAGGGCGTCCCCACCCCCACCGCGCGGAAGAAGGCCGCCTCGGCGACGAAGACGGCCGCCCGCAAGACGGCCGCCACGAAGGCCTCGGCGCCGAAGAAGGCCCCGGCCGCCAAGAAGACGGCGTCCAAGAAGGCGGCACCGAAGAAGGCTGCGTCCAAGAAGGCAGCGGCGAAGAAGGCGGCACCGAAGAAGGGAGCCTCCCCCGAGGCGATCGGCGCCAACCCCCGCCGCCGCTACGGCTCCGGCGGCTCGCGCGCACTGTCGAAGTAG
- the pdxY gene encoding pyridoxal kinase PdxY, with amino-acid sequence MKILSIQSSVAYGHVGNSAAVFPLQRLGHEVWPVLTVHFSNHTGYGEWRGPLLAPDDVRDVITGIEERGVLGEADAVLSGYQGDPAVGAVILDAVARVKELNPDAVYCCDPVMGDVGRGMFVRPGIPEFMRDTVVPSADIITPNQFELDFLAGRTTSTLAEVLDAVDVVREGGPRDVLVTSVLHADIPEGTLDLVAVSDEGAWAVNTPLLPITPNGCGDVTAALYLAHLRTSGSPEAALASTASSVFAVLERTIAAGTREIQLVAAQDALAVPPLNFEVRRLR; translated from the coding sequence GTGAAGATCCTGTCGATCCAGTCCTCGGTGGCCTACGGCCACGTCGGCAACTCCGCCGCCGTCTTCCCGTTGCAGCGCCTGGGCCACGAGGTCTGGCCGGTCCTCACTGTGCACTTCTCCAACCACACCGGGTACGGCGAGTGGCGCGGTCCGCTGCTGGCGCCCGACGACGTGCGCGACGTGATCACCGGCATCGAGGAGCGCGGGGTGCTCGGCGAGGCCGACGCGGTGCTGTCGGGCTACCAGGGCGACCCGGCGGTCGGCGCGGTCATCCTCGACGCGGTCGCCCGGGTCAAGGAGCTGAACCCCGACGCGGTCTACTGCTGCGACCCGGTGATGGGTGACGTCGGGCGCGGGATGTTCGTGCGCCCCGGGATCCCGGAGTTCATGCGCGACACCGTGGTGCCGAGCGCCGACATCATCACGCCGAACCAGTTCGAGCTCGACTTCCTCGCCGGGCGCACCACGAGCACGCTGGCCGAGGTGCTCGACGCGGTCGACGTCGTACGCGAGGGCGGGCCGCGCGACGTGCTGGTCACCAGCGTGCTGCACGCCGACATCCCCGAGGGCACCCTCGACCTGGTCGCGGTCTCCGACGAGGGCGCCTGGGCGGTGAACACGCCGCTGCTCCCGATCACGCCGAACGGCTGCGGCGACGTCACCGCCGCGCTCTACCTCGCCCACCTGCGCACGTCCGGGTCGCCCGAGGCGGCGCTGGCCAGCACCGCCTCCTCCGTCTTCGCCGTGCTCGAGCGGACGATCGCCGCCGGCACCCGGGAGATCCAGCTGGTCGCCGCGCAGGACGCGCTGGCCGTGCCGCCGCTGAACTTCGAGGTGCGCCGGCTGCGCTGA
- a CDS encoding aldo/keto reductase, whose protein sequence is MEMSYRPLGDSGLMVSAVGIGCNAFSRRVDLAGVRDILTAARDTGVTLLDTADVYGDPAGGSEELLGEALKGQREEFVLATKFGMDMGGANGADRGVRGARRYVRRAVEASLRRLGTDHIDLYQLHAPDPVTPIEETLSVLTDLVREGKIGYLGCSNFAGWQVADADWTARSAGLERFVSVQNRYSLLDRTIEEEVVPACETFGLGVLPYFPLEYGLLTGKYRRGEGAPSGSRAALDPSRAQWLESADWDRIEAVGKYAEVRDLSMLDVAIAGLAAQPAVASVISGATSGDQVRTNAAAMRWEPTAEDLVELDAITG, encoded by the coding sequence ATGGAGATGAGCTATCGCCCGCTGGGCGACTCGGGACTGATGGTGAGCGCGGTCGGGATCGGCTGCAACGCGTTCAGCCGGCGCGTGGACCTCGCCGGCGTGCGAGACATCCTCACGGCCGCCCGCGACACCGGCGTCACGCTGCTCGACACCGCCGACGTGTACGGCGACCCCGCGGGCGGCTCGGAGGAGCTGCTCGGCGAGGCGCTGAAGGGGCAGCGCGAGGAGTTCGTGCTCGCCACGAAGTTCGGCATGGACATGGGCGGCGCCAACGGCGCGGACCGCGGGGTGCGCGGCGCGCGTCGCTACGTACGCCGGGCCGTGGAGGCCTCGCTGCGCCGGCTGGGGACCGACCACATCGACCTCTACCAGCTGCACGCCCCCGACCCGGTGACGCCGATCGAGGAGACCCTCTCGGTTCTCACCGACCTCGTGCGCGAGGGCAAGATCGGCTACCTCGGCTGCTCGAACTTCGCCGGCTGGCAGGTCGCCGACGCCGACTGGACCGCGCGTTCCGCGGGGCTGGAGCGATTCGTCTCGGTGCAGAACCGCTACTCCCTGCTCGACCGCACCATCGAGGAGGAGGTGGTGCCGGCCTGTGAGACGTTCGGGCTCGGCGTGCTGCCCTACTTCCCGCTGGAGTACGGCCTGCTCACCGGCAAGTACCGCCGCGGCGAGGGCGCGCCGTCCGGCTCCCGCGCGGCGCTCGACCCGAGCCGGGCGCAGTGGCTGGAGAGCGCGGACTGGGACCGCATCGAGGCGGTCGGCAAGTACGCCGAGGTCCGCGACCTCTCGATGCTCGACGTCGCGATCGCCGGGCTGGCCGCCCAGCCGGCGGTCGCCTCGGTCATCTCCGGCGCGACCTCGGGCGACCAGGTCCGTACCAATGCGGCCGCGATGCGCTGGGAGCCGACGGCCGAGGATCTGGTCGAGCTGGACGCGATCACCGGGTAG
- a CDS encoding MEDS domain-containing protein: MRAHGWRPGWDGHLLLFYDQEAQRRAGVAAWVGRGLDLGSKIIYTEPGDAPADRSLRGMLEGDPHALEALDRGQIQVVPAERTSYELSFMETVVDEALSEGYPSVRWSADASAAWQVMPRRRHEQLEQATDRLCLSRPLSAMCQYRTPESGEAAWSLSRSHRAGLREQLFQAATVEGGLALAGELDIASQDTLRSLLATATTGLGQDPFVLDLSWVDFLDLPGARALMLGTGAHRDRGGQVLLQAPRPHVEHLIHLLGIDQKDGIQLGGRPR; encoded by the coding sequence GTGAGGGCCCACGGCTGGCGCCCTGGGTGGGACGGGCACCTGCTGCTGTTCTACGACCAGGAGGCGCAGCGACGCGCCGGTGTCGCTGCGTGGGTGGGGCGCGGCCTCGACCTGGGGTCGAAGATCATCTACACCGAGCCCGGCGACGCCCCCGCCGACCGGTCGCTGCGGGGGATGCTCGAGGGCGACCCGCACGCCCTCGAGGCGCTCGACCGCGGTCAGATCCAGGTCGTCCCGGCCGAGCGGACGTCGTACGAGCTGAGCTTCATGGAGACCGTCGTCGACGAGGCGCTCTCCGAGGGCTACCCGTCGGTCCGGTGGTCCGCGGACGCCTCCGCGGCCTGGCAGGTGATGCCACGCCGTCGTCACGAGCAGCTCGAGCAGGCGACCGACCGGCTCTGCCTGTCCCGTCCGCTGTCGGCGATGTGCCAGTACCGGACCCCGGAGTCCGGGGAGGCGGCCTGGTCCCTGAGCCGGTCGCACCGCGCCGGGCTGCGGGAGCAGCTGTTCCAGGCCGCGACGGTGGAGGGTGGCCTGGCGCTGGCCGGCGAGCTCGACATCGCCAGCCAGGACACCCTGCGCTCGCTGCTGGCCACCGCGACCACGGGGCTCGGGCAGGATCCCTTCGTGCTCGATCTGAGCTGGGTGGACTTCCTCGACCTGCCTGGCGCCCGGGCACTGATGCTGGGGACCGGCGCTCACCGCGACCGCGGCGGCCAGGTCCTGCTGCAGGCCCCGCGGCCCCACGTCGAGCACCTCATCCACCTGCTCGGCATCGACCAGAAGGACGGGATCCAGCTAGGAGGCCGGCCGCGATGA
- a CDS encoding GNAT family N-acetyltransferase produces MTAPPSGRPDPVVSTDPALLDVDTVHRWLSTDAYWALGRSREVVERAIAGSVNFGAYDGDRLVGYARLVTDRATFAWLCDVYVAPESRGRGVGTAMLAAVHEQLAAWQVKRALLATEDAHEVYARFGFGPLEEPGRWMARGYLAD; encoded by the coding sequence GTGACCGCCCCGCCCTCCGGCCGGCCCGATCCGGTCGTCTCCACCGACCCCGCACTGCTCGACGTGGACACCGTGCACCGCTGGCTGTCCACCGACGCCTACTGGGCGCTCGGCCGCTCCCGTGAGGTCGTCGAGCGGGCGATCGCCGGCTCGGTGAACTTCGGCGCGTACGACGGGGACCGGCTGGTGGGGTACGCCCGACTGGTGACCGACCGGGCGACGTTCGCCTGGCTGTGCGACGTCTACGTCGCGCCCGAGAGCCGCGGCCGGGGGGTCGGCACCGCGATGCTCGCGGCGGTGCACGAGCAGCTCGCCGCCTGGCAGGTCAAGCGGGCGCTGCTGGCGACCGAGGACGCCCACGAGGTCTACGCGCGCTTCGGCTTCGGTCCGCTGGAGGAGCCCGGACGCTGGATGGCGCGCGGCTACCTGGCGGACTGA
- a CDS encoding trehalose-6-phosphate synthase, translating into MTSSGSDLVIVANRLPVDRVTLPDGSSDWRPSPGGLVSALEPVMRANDGAWIGWPGGADSDDEPFDADGLSLVPISLSQQEIEYFYEGFSNATLWPLYHDLVAKPEFHREWWDAYVTVNRRFAERAAQEAAEGGTVWVHDYQLQLVPQMLRELRPDLRIGFYLHIPFPPAELFQQLPWRRQILEGLLGADLVGFQLSGGAQNFVRLVRQRVGHKTHRDLVYLPDGHTLRAAAFPISIDTAGYEELARSERVEKRAAEIREALGNPRRVFLGVDRLDYTKGIYARLRAFSELIIDGNFDVEDACFVQVATPSREQVEQYRILRDDIDRLVGHINGDLGQIGRPAIHYLHSSYPREEMAAFYRAADIMVVTPFRDGMNLVAKEYVACRYDDDGALVLSEFAGAADELRQAWLINPYDINGMKSALLEAYRADDKDRTRRMKAMRKTVLQHDVAAWADSFLTELAAARPTHGKTVRPAKRS; encoded by the coding sequence GTGACTTCCTCCGGTTCCGACCTCGTCATCGTCGCCAACCGCCTGCCGGTGGACCGGGTGACGCTGCCCGACGGCAGCAGCGACTGGCGGCCCTCGCCGGGCGGCCTGGTCAGCGCGCTGGAGCCGGTGATGCGCGCCAACGACGGCGCCTGGATCGGCTGGCCCGGCGGCGCCGACTCCGACGACGAGCCGTTCGACGCCGACGGGCTCTCCCTGGTGCCGATCTCGCTGAGCCAGCAGGAGATCGAGTACTTCTACGAGGGCTTCTCCAACGCCACCCTGTGGCCGCTCTACCACGACCTGGTGGCCAAGCCGGAGTTCCACCGGGAGTGGTGGGACGCCTACGTCACCGTGAACCGCCGGTTCGCCGAGCGCGCCGCGCAGGAGGCCGCCGAGGGCGGCACGGTCTGGGTGCACGACTACCAGCTCCAGCTGGTGCCCCAGATGCTGCGCGAGCTGCGCCCCGACCTGCGCATCGGCTTCTACCTGCACATCCCGTTCCCGCCGGCCGAGCTGTTCCAGCAGCTGCCGTGGCGCCGGCAGATCCTCGAGGGGCTGCTCGGCGCCGACCTGGTCGGCTTCCAGCTCAGCGGCGGCGCGCAGAACTTCGTGCGGCTGGTGCGCCAGCGGGTGGGGCACAAGACCCACCGCGACCTGGTGTACCTGCCCGACGGGCACACACTGCGGGCCGCGGCGTTCCCGATCTCGATCGACACCGCGGGCTACGAGGAGCTGGCCCGCTCCGAGCGCGTCGAGAAGCGCGCGGCCGAGATCCGCGAGGCGCTCGGCAACCCCCGCCGGGTGTTCCTCGGGGTGGACCGGCTGGACTACACCAAGGGCATCTACGCCCGGCTGCGCGCGTTCAGCGAGCTGATCATCGACGGGAACTTCGACGTCGAGGACGCCTGCTTCGTGCAGGTGGCCACCCCCTCGCGGGAGCAGGTCGAGCAGTACCGCATCCTCCGCGACGACATCGACCGGCTGGTCGGGCACATCAACGGCGACCTCGGCCAGATCGGCCGCCCGGCCATCCACTACCTGCACTCCTCCTACCCGCGCGAGGAGATGGCCGCCTTCTACCGGGCCGCCGACATCATGGTGGTGACGCCGTTCCGCGACGGCATGAACCTGGTCGCCAAGGAGTACGTCGCCTGCCGCTACGACGACGACGGCGCGCTGGTGCTCTCGGAGTTCGCGGGCGCGGCCGACGAGCTGCGGCAGGCGTGGCTGATCAACCCCTACGACATCAACGGCATGAAGAGCGCCCTGCTCGAGGCCTACCGGGCCGACGACAAGGACCGCACGCGCCGGATGAAGGCGATGCGCAAGACCGTGCTGCAGCACGACGTGGCCGCCTGGGCGGACAGCTTCCTCACCGAGCTGGCCGCGGCGCGTCCCACGCACGGCAAGACCGTGCGGCCGGCCAAGCGGTCCTGA
- a CDS encoding dioxygenase family protein: protein MPALYLGHGAPPLLDDPTWSGQLAAWAADLPRPRAILIVSAHWESAPVSLSASSAPLVYDFGGFAEKYYRMTYETPDATALARRIAALMPATEPVHQHASRGLDHGAWVPLKIMYPDADIPVLQLSLPTQDPARLMRLGERLRPLRDEGVLIIGSGFLTHGLPFLTSWRLDAAAPGWSTDFDAWAADALARGDVDELAGYRAHAPGMPYAHPTVEHYTPLFVTLGAATDPEAPGLQVIDGFWMGLSKRSLQVA, encoded by the coding sequence ATGCCCGCCCTCTACCTCGGCCACGGCGCACCCCCGCTGCTCGACGACCCGACCTGGTCCGGCCAGCTCGCCGCCTGGGCCGCCGACCTACCGCGCCCCCGGGCGATCCTCATCGTGAGCGCGCACTGGGAGTCCGCCCCGGTGAGCCTGTCCGCGAGCAGCGCCCCGCTCGTCTACGACTTCGGCGGCTTCGCGGAGAAGTACTACCGGATGACCTACGAGACCCCCGACGCCACCGCGCTCGCCCGGCGGATCGCCGCGCTGATGCCGGCCACCGAGCCGGTCCACCAGCACGCCAGTCGCGGGCTCGACCACGGCGCGTGGGTGCCGCTGAAGATCATGTACCCCGACGCCGACATCCCGGTGCTGCAGCTGTCGCTGCCCACCCAGGACCCGGCCCGGCTGATGAGGCTCGGCGAGCGGCTCCGGCCGCTGCGCGACGAGGGCGTGCTCATCATCGGGTCGGGCTTCCTCACCCACGGGCTGCCGTTCCTGACCTCGTGGCGCCTCGACGCCGCCGCCCCCGGCTGGTCGACCGACTTCGACGCCTGGGCCGCCGACGCGCTGGCCCGCGGCGACGTCGACGAGCTCGCCGGCTACCGCGCGCACGCCCCCGGGATGCCCTACGCGCATCCCACCGTCGAGCACTACACCCCGCTCTTCGTCACCCTCGGCGCGGCCACCGACCCCGAGGCCCCCGGCCTGCAGGTCATCGACGGGTTCTGGATGGGGCTGTCCAAGCGGTCGCTGCAGGTCGCCTGA
- a CDS encoding NAD-binding protein produces MGSVRRLVVALAALVAVTIFGTVGYVLLGFSTLEAVYQTVTTVSTVGFREVRPLGTAGQAFTIALIIVGVGTVLYNLGVALEILTEGQLRQHLERRRMDARIAALRGHVIICGYGRVGRAATDFLTSAGHEVVVVDTDADRLGDLPAGVSHLVGDVTEDRVLREAGLEHARAVVVALDNDADTVYATLSARAMRPNVVIVARARTTDSKAKLRLAGATRAVNPQRIGGRRLAVFALQPDVAEFFDVVMHDENVDWRVQQVPVAAGSEVAGRSLGELRIRARTGALLLAVRRSAGDGLEPNPSDALVVPAGAVLIALGTPPELEALAALAR; encoded by the coding sequence GTGGGCAGCGTACGTCGCCTGGTGGTCGCGCTGGCCGCGCTCGTCGCGGTCACGATCTTCGGCACGGTCGGCTACGTGTTGCTCGGCTTCAGCACGCTCGAGGCCGTCTACCAGACGGTCACCACGGTCTCGACCGTCGGCTTCCGCGAGGTCCGGCCGCTCGGCACCGCCGGGCAGGCCTTCACCATCGCGCTGATCATCGTCGGGGTCGGCACCGTCCTCTACAACCTCGGCGTGGCCCTGGAGATCCTCACCGAGGGCCAGCTCCGCCAGCACCTGGAAAGGCGACGCATGGACGCCCGGATCGCCGCACTGCGCGGCCACGTGATCATCTGCGGCTACGGCCGGGTCGGTCGGGCCGCGACCGACTTCCTCACCTCGGCCGGCCACGAGGTCGTGGTCGTCGACACCGATGCCGACCGGCTGGGCGACCTCCCGGCCGGTGTGTCGCACCTGGTCGGCGACGTGACCGAGGACCGGGTGCTGCGCGAGGCCGGGCTCGAGCACGCCCGGGCGGTCGTGGTGGCGCTCGACAACGACGCGGACACCGTCTACGCGACCCTCTCCGCGCGCGCGATGCGCCCGAACGTGGTGATCGTCGCGCGCGCCCGCACCACGGACTCCAAGGCCAAGCTGCGGCTCGCCGGCGCCACCCGCGCGGTCAACCCGCAGCGGATCGGGGGGCGCCGGCTGGCGGTGTTCGCGCTGCAGCCGGACGTGGCGGAGTTCTTCGACGTGGTGATGCACGACGAGAACGTCGACTGGCGGGTGCAGCAGGTCCCGGTCGCGGCCGGCTCGGAGGTGGCCGGCCGGTCGCTCGGCGAGCTGCGCATCCGCGCCCGGACCGGCGCGCTGCTCCTCGCCGTACGACGCTCCGCCGGCGACGGGCTCGAGCCGAACCCGTCCGACGCGCTGGTCGTCCCCGCCGGTGCCGTGCTGATCGCGCTCGGCACCCCGCCGGAGCTCGAGGCCCTGGCCGCCCTGGCCCGCTGA
- a CDS encoding MerR family transcriptional regulator: protein MGLVTISEFARASGLTPKALRLYAEMGLLTPMEIDTASGYRRYAEHQLGRARLVARLRLAGMPLARIREVADLPSPAAAAALTSYWRQVEADTATARKIVALLVEELTHEEQHMTDHPAGQTARIEHAVRSGIGRRDAQLDAARAAPTLFAVADGFGGAAKATGVADAALDALCSAATGAPRTVAELDEAVRRAATAALAAADGDPGSGTTLTSVVLSDGQALVAHIGDSRGHLVREGRLERLTRDHTVVQTLVDEGRLTAEEARTDGRRLLINRALAAGAPPEPDLAVRATRPGDRLVLTTDGVHAVLEAGQLAELLVSAEPPTVVADAVAEAVEAAGAPDNWAVVVVDLAGGTGGGNRRADGGGDAGPAPEPGLA from the coding sequence ATGGGCCTGGTCACGATCAGCGAGTTCGCGCGTGCCAGCGGGCTGACCCCCAAGGCGCTGCGGCTCTACGCCGAGATGGGGCTGCTCACGCCGATGGAGATCGACACCGCCAGCGGCTACCGGCGCTACGCAGAGCACCAGCTCGGCCGGGCGCGGCTGGTCGCCCGGCTGCGGCTCGCGGGCATGCCGCTTGCCCGGATCCGGGAGGTCGCCGACCTGCCCAGTCCGGCCGCGGCTGCCGCGCTGACGTCGTACTGGCGCCAGGTGGAGGCGGACACCGCCACCGCCCGGAAGATCGTCGCCCTGCTCGTCGAGGAGCTCACCCACGAGGAGCAGCACATGACCGATCACCCGGCTGGGCAGACCGCCCGCATCGAACACGCCGTACGTTCCGGCATCGGCCGGCGGGACGCGCAGCTCGACGCGGCGCGCGCCGCACCGACACTGTTCGCCGTCGCCGACGGCTTCGGCGGCGCCGCGAAGGCCACCGGTGTCGCCGACGCCGCCCTCGACGCCCTCTGCTCGGCCGCCACCGGGGCACCGCGGACGGTGGCAGAGCTCGACGAGGCGGTACGCCGGGCCGCGACCGCCGCTCTCGCCGCGGCCGACGGAGACCCCGGATCCGGCACCACGCTCACGTCGGTGGTGCTCTCCGACGGTCAGGCGCTGGTCGCCCACATCGGCGACTCCCGGGGCCACCTGGTCCGCGAGGGCCGGCTAGAGCGGCTCACCCGGGACCACACGGTGGTGCAGACGCTCGTCGACGAGGGCCGGCTCACCGCCGAGGAGGCCCGCACCGACGGGCGACGGCTGCTGATCAACCGCGCCCTGGCCGCCGGAGCGCCGCCCGAGCCGGACCTCGCGGTTCGAGCCACCCGGCCCGGTGACCGCCTCGTGCTGACCACCGACGGCGTGCACGCGGTGCTCGAGGCCGGACAGCTCGCCGAGCTGCTGGTCTCCGCCGAGCCTCCGACCGTGGTCGCCGACGCCGTCGCCGAAGCGGTCGAGGCCGCGGGGGCGCCCGACAACTGGGCCGTGGTGGTCGTCGACCTGGCGGGGGGAACCGGCGGGGGGAACCGGCGGGCGGACGGCGGGGGCGACGCCGGTCCCGCTCCCGAACCCGGACTAGCCTGA
- a CDS encoding uracil-DNA glycosylase, which yields MSALAGLVEQGLVAPDWAAALAPVDERIEAMGRFLREELAAGRPYLPTGERVFRAFQRPLADVRVLVVGQDPYPTPGHPIGLSFAVDAHVRPVPRSLANIYAELRTDLGIETPAHGDLTAWADQGVMLLNRALTVRPGEAASHRGRGWEEVTECAIHALARRGGPLAAILWGRDAQGLKPMLGPVPWVESSHPSPLSASRGFFGSRPFSRVNRLLVEQGGSEVDWRLPA from the coding sequence ATGAGCGCACTGGCAGGACTGGTCGAGCAGGGGCTGGTGGCGCCGGACTGGGCCGCGGCCCTGGCGCCGGTCGACGAGCGGATCGAGGCGATGGGTCGGTTCCTGCGCGAGGAGCTGGCCGCCGGACGGCCCTACCTGCCTACCGGCGAGCGGGTCTTCCGCGCGTTCCAGCGACCGCTCGCCGACGTGCGGGTGCTGGTCGTGGGCCAGGACCCCTACCCGACCCCGGGGCACCCGATCGGGCTGAGCTTCGCGGTCGACGCCCACGTGCGGCCGGTGCCGCGCAGCCTGGCCAACATCTACGCCGAGCTGCGCACCGACCTCGGGATCGAGACGCCCGCGCACGGCGACCTGACCGCGTGGGCGGACCAGGGCGTGATGCTGCTCAACCGGGCTCTCACCGTGCGCCCCGGCGAGGCGGCCTCGCACCGCGGTCGGGGCTGGGAGGAGGTCACCGAGTGCGCGATCCATGCCCTGGCCCGACGCGGCGGTCCGCTGGCCGCGATCCTGTGGGGCCGCGACGCCCAGGGGCTCAAGCCGATGCTCGGGCCGGTGCCGTGGGTCGAGTCGTCGCACCCGTCGCCGCTCTCGGCGTCGCGCGGTTTCTTCGGCTCCCGGCCGTTCAGCCGGGTCAACCGGTTGCTCGTCGAGCAGGGCGGCTCCGAGGTGGACTGGCGACTGCCGGCCTGA
- a CDS encoding Gfo/Idh/MocA family oxidoreductase: MDDIGWGILATGKIAHTFARDLAMVPGARLAAVGSRRRESAEAFAAAHGAAAAHGSYAELVADPAVDVVYVASPHALHLEHARLAFEAGKHVLCEKPLTLNVAEAEEMVALARRHDRFLMEAMKTACHPMVRRLSADLAAGRFGRPQHLHAELGFRVDAPPEDRMLDPVLGAGALLDMGIYPLTFAHLLLGEAEHLAGVAHLSPGGIDLAVAVTGRYPGGALATMSASMTSWSSRAGSVATDLGRIEVDDFHHPTRARFTPYAPDGSNDLDARQQPVEVEPDEPVLGRGYGNEAAEVQRCLRAGLRESPLVPHAQTLTLMRQMDALRAQIGVAYAVDTRP, translated from the coding sequence GTGGACGACATCGGATGGGGCATCCTCGCGACCGGCAAGATCGCGCACACCTTCGCCCGGGACCTCGCGATGGTCCCCGGTGCGCGGCTGGCGGCGGTGGGCTCGCGGCGCCGGGAGTCGGCGGAGGCCTTCGCGGCCGCGCACGGCGCGGCGGCGGCGCACGGCTCGTACGCCGAGCTGGTCGCCGACCCGGCCGTGGACGTGGTCTACGTGGCGAGCCCGCACGCGTTGCACCTCGAGCACGCGCGGCTGGCCTTCGAGGCCGGCAAGCACGTGCTCTGCGAGAAGCCGCTGACCCTCAACGTCGCCGAGGCCGAGGAGATGGTGGCGCTGGCGCGCCGCCACGACCGCTTCCTGATGGAGGCGATGAAGACCGCGTGCCACCCGATGGTCCGCCGGCTGTCGGCCGACCTGGCCGCGGGGCGGTTCGGCCGCCCGCAGCACCTGCACGCCGAGCTCGGGTTCCGCGTGGACGCGCCGCCGGAGGACCGGATGCTCGACCCCGTCCTCGGCGCCGGCGCGCTGCTGGACATGGGGATCTATCCGCTCACGTTCGCCCACCTGCTGCTCGGCGAGGCCGAGCACCTCGCCGGGGTCGCGCACCTCTCGCCCGGCGGCATCGACCTCGCGGTCGCGGTGACCGGCCGCTACCCGGGCGGGGCGCTGGCCACGATGTCGGCGTCGATGACCTCGTGGTCCTCGCGCGCCGGGTCGGTGGCCACCGACCTGGGCCGGATCGAGGTCGACGACTTCCACCACCCCACCCGGGCCCGGTTCACGCCGTACGCCCCGGACGGCTCCAACGACCTCGACGCCCGGCAGCAGCCGGTGGAGGTCGAGCCCGACGAGCCGGTGCTGGGCCGCGGCTACGGCAACGAGGCGGCCGAGGTGCAGCGCTGCCTGCGCGCGGGGCTGCGGGAGAGCCCGCTGGTCCCGCACGCCCAGACGCTGACGCTGATGCGGCAGATGGACGCGCTGCGCGCGCAGATCGGCGTGGCGTACGCCGTGGACACTCGCCCCTGA